A genomic segment from Microcella flavibacter encodes:
- a CDS encoding sensor histidine kinase has translation MDLIDKERRALLQHAARALGLVGVVISAFCLSLPGVVEPDVLPSVLIVLAGQSAALVMVGRSPHVGWPALTIVLGCGALVLAQLPFDGTVSASLPIALSPLAAAGVGAVGTVLSEGRGRWMLWALGTLASSLLVALAGPTRGLVSVPAIATVAGWAITLIIGIWVTAGVRRGLRRIAQIGLAHQAERQASETEAQRRQSARLLHDTVLATLTLLAHSGVGVSADALRQQAAEDANLLRQLRLGSTPMPRFSGSYSLEPVGETTLGTTLESVKQRFLRMGLTVRWHGTGQVLLPNDVLDAFLLALAECLENVRRHAGVTEADVTITESDDALRAVVTDAGVGFDPTAITTERLGFSESVVARLRDVGGNTRVFSTPGAGTTVMLEVPR, from the coding sequence ATGGATCTGATCGACAAGGAGCGCCGGGCGCTGCTGCAGCACGCCGCCCGGGCGCTCGGCCTCGTCGGCGTCGTGATCTCGGCGTTCTGCCTCTCGCTGCCGGGCGTGGTCGAGCCCGACGTGCTGCCCTCGGTGCTCATCGTGCTCGCCGGCCAGTCGGCGGCGCTCGTCATGGTGGGGCGCTCGCCGCACGTCGGCTGGCCCGCGCTGACGATCGTGCTCGGCTGCGGCGCCCTCGTGCTGGCGCAGCTGCCCTTCGACGGCACCGTCTCGGCCTCGCTGCCGATCGCGCTCTCCCCCCTCGCCGCCGCGGGCGTCGGGGCGGTGGGCACGGTGCTCAGCGAGGGGCGCGGCCGATGGATGCTCTGGGCCCTCGGCACCCTCGCCTCGAGTCTGCTCGTCGCCCTCGCCGGCCCCACGCGCGGCCTCGTCTCGGTGCCCGCGATCGCGACCGTCGCGGGCTGGGCCATCACGCTCATCATCGGCATCTGGGTCACCGCGGGGGTGCGCCGCGGCTTGCGCCGGATCGCCCAGATCGGTCTCGCCCACCAGGCGGAGCGCCAGGCGAGCGAGACCGAGGCCCAGCGCCGCCAGAGCGCGCGCCTGCTGCACGACACCGTGCTCGCCACCCTCACCCTGCTCGCGCACTCCGGCGTCGGCGTGAGCGCCGACGCGCTGCGCCAGCAGGCGGCGGAGGACGCGAACCTGCTGCGCCAGCTGCGGCTCGGCTCGACGCCCATGCCGCGCTTCTCCGGCTCGTACAGCCTCGAGCCGGTGGGCGAGACGACGCTCGGCACGACCCTCGAGTCGGTCAAGCAGCGCTTCCTGCGCATGGGGCTCACGGTGCGCTGGCACGGCACGGGCCAGGTGCTGCTGCCGAACGACGTGCTCGACGCCTTCCTGCTCGCCCTCGCCGAGTGCCTCGAGAACGTGCGCCGGCACGCCGGCGTCACCGAGGCCGACGTCACGATCACCGAGAGCGACGACGCCCTGCGCGCCGTGGTCACCGACGCGGGCGTCGGCTTCGACCCGACCGCGATCACGACCGAGCGGCTCGGCTTCAGCGAGTCCGTCGTCGCCCGCCTGCGCGACGTCGGCGGCAACACCCGCGTCTTCTCCACCCCGGGCGCCGGCACGACCGTGATGCTGGAGGTGCCCCGATGA
- the metX gene encoding homoserine O-acetyltransferase MetX yields MDWQTSEDTVPSAFITEASRRALSGAPPVTGAWREGDPAGDRVFENLGPLELESGARLPHIRLAYESWGELSPSRDNVVLLLHALTGDSHVVGRPGGGHPTAGWWSGIVGPGLAIDTDRWFVLAPNMLGGCQGSTGPASFSPDGAEWGSRFPYLTIRDQVAAQRMLVDRLGIDLLAAVVGGSMGGMHAIEWAATHPERVQRLAVLAAPAVSTADQIALNSVQLEAIRMDPAFHGGDYYDEDEGPYRGLALARRMALLNYRSPHELNERFERSWQGVLDPLGVGGRFAIESYLDFHGNKFTRRFDAGSYSVLVEAMNSHDITRGRGDLAAVLAPVTRRSLVLGIDSDRLFPVEQQQAIARALPGTIHGDEAVVISSPFGHDAFLIEDDLVSPHLRSLLASE; encoded by the coding sequence ATGGACTGGCAGACATCCGAAGACACCGTCCCCTCGGCCTTCATCACCGAGGCGAGCCGGCGCGCCCTGAGCGGCGCGCCGCCCGTCACGGGCGCGTGGCGCGAGGGCGACCCCGCGGGCGATCGGGTGTTCGAGAACCTCGGGCCGCTCGAGCTCGAGTCGGGCGCGCGGCTGCCGCACATCCGGCTCGCCTACGAGAGCTGGGGAGAGCTCAGCCCCTCCCGCGACAACGTCGTGCTGCTGCTGCACGCGCTGACGGGCGACAGCCACGTCGTCGGGCGGCCCGGCGGCGGGCATCCCACCGCCGGATGGTGGAGCGGCATCGTCGGGCCGGGCCTCGCCATCGACACCGACCGCTGGTTCGTGCTGGCGCCGAACATGCTCGGCGGCTGCCAGGGCTCGACCGGCCCGGCCTCGTTCTCGCCCGACGGCGCCGAATGGGGCTCGCGGTTCCCGTACCTCACGATCCGCGACCAGGTCGCGGCGCAGCGGATGCTCGTCGACCGCCTCGGCATCGACTTGCTCGCCGCGGTCGTCGGCGGCTCGATGGGCGGCATGCACGCGATCGAGTGGGCCGCGACGCACCCCGAGCGCGTGCAGCGGCTCGCCGTGCTCGCCGCCCCCGCCGTCTCGACCGCCGACCAGATCGCGCTCAACTCGGTGCAGCTCGAGGCGATCCGCATGGATCCGGCCTTCCACGGCGGCGACTACTACGACGAGGACGAGGGGCCGTACCGCGGGCTCGCCCTCGCGCGCCGCATGGCGCTGCTCAACTACCGCTCGCCCCACGAGCTCAACGAGCGCTTCGAGCGCTCCTGGCAGGGCGTGCTCGACCCGCTCGGCGTGGGCGGGCGCTTCGCGATCGAGAGCTACCTCGACTTCCACGGCAACAAGTTCACCCGGCGCTTCGACGCGGGCAGCTACAGCGTGCTCGTCGAGGCGATGAACTCGCACGACATCACCCGCGGCCGGGGCGACCTCGCCGCGGTGCTCGCCCCGGTCACGCGCCGCAGCCTCGTGCTCGGCATCGACAGCGACCGGCTGTTCCCCGTCGAGCAGCAGCAGGCGATCGCGAGGGCGCTGCCGGGCACCATCCACGGCGACGAGGCGGTCGTCATCTCCTCCCCCTTCGGCCACGACGCCTTCCTCATCGAGGACGACCTCGTCAGCCCGCACCTGCGCTCCCTGCTCGCGAGCGAGTAG
- a CDS encoding bifunctional o-acetylhomoserine/o-acetylserine sulfhydrylase, whose protein sequence is MSDEYRFETLQIHAGAAPDPQTNARATPIYRTTAYTFDSAEHAKNLFALAEFGNIYTRIQNPTQDVAEQRVAALEGGTAALLLSSGQSATTYAVLNIAQAGDHIVSSSSVYGGTYNLFKYTLAKLGIETTFVENQDDPEEWARAVRPNTKLFFGETIGNPKINVLDIATIAGVAHDHDLPFIVDNTIATPYLIRPFEHGADIVVHSATKFLGGHGTVLGGVIVDGGRFPWSQHVDKFPGLTEPDPSYHGASYTGVLGDGIAYIIKARVQLLRDIGSAISPDNAWQIIQGIETLSLRVERHVENAEAVAHWLEEHPDVASVSYSALPSSPWYRHAQTYAPKGVGAVLSFELKGGVDAGRALVDSLSLFSHVANIGDVRSLIIHPASTTHSQLTPEQQLTAGVTPGLVRLSVGLENIDDILADLEKGFAAARAVSLANASA, encoded by the coding sequence ATGAGCGACGAGTACCGCTTCGAGACCCTGCAGATCCACGCGGGCGCCGCCCCCGACCCGCAGACGAACGCCCGCGCGACGCCGATCTACCGCACGACGGCCTACACCTTCGACAGCGCCGAGCACGCGAAGAACCTCTTCGCCCTCGCCGAGTTCGGCAACATCTACACGCGCATCCAGAACCCCACGCAGGACGTCGCCGAGCAGCGCGTCGCCGCGCTCGAGGGCGGCACCGCGGCCCTGCTGCTCTCCTCCGGCCAGTCGGCGACCACGTACGCCGTGCTCAACATCGCGCAGGCCGGCGACCACATCGTGTCGTCCTCCTCGGTCTACGGCGGCACCTACAACCTCTTCAAATACACCCTCGCCAAGCTCGGCATCGAGACGACCTTCGTCGAGAACCAGGACGACCCGGAGGAGTGGGCGCGCGCCGTGCGCCCGAACACGAAGCTGTTCTTCGGCGAGACGATCGGCAACCCGAAGATCAACGTGCTCGACATCGCGACGATCGCGGGCGTCGCGCACGACCACGACCTGCCCTTCATCGTCGACAACACGATCGCCACCCCGTACCTCATCCGGCCCTTCGAGCACGGCGCCGACATCGTCGTGCACTCGGCGACGAAGTTCCTCGGCGGGCACGGCACCGTGCTCGGCGGCGTCATCGTCGACGGCGGCCGGTTCCCCTGGTCGCAGCACGTCGACAAGTTCCCCGGCCTCACCGAGCCCGACCCCTCGTACCACGGGGCGAGCTACACGGGCGTGCTCGGCGACGGCATCGCGTACATCATCAAGGCGCGCGTGCAGCTGCTGCGCGACATCGGCTCGGCCATCTCGCCCGACAACGCCTGGCAGATCATCCAGGGCATCGAGACGCTGAGCCTGCGGGTCGAGCGCCACGTCGAGAACGCCGAGGCCGTCGCGCACTGGCTCGAGGAGCACCCCGACGTCGCGAGCGTCAGCTACTCGGCCCTGCCCTCGAGCCCGTGGTACCGCCACGCGCAGACCTACGCCCCCAAGGGCGTCGGCGCGGTGCTCTCCTTCGAGCTCAAGGGCGGCGTCGACGCCGGCCGCGCGCTCGTCGACTCGCTGTCGCTGTTCAGCCACGTCGCCAACATCGGCGACGTGCGCAGCCTGATCATCCACCCCGCCTCGACGACGCACTCGCAGCTCACCCCCGAGCAGCAGCTCACCGCCGGCGTCACGCCGGGCCTCGTGCGCCTCTCGGTGGGCCTCGAGAACATCGACGACATCCTCGCCGACCTCGAGAAGGGCTTCGCGGCCGCCCGCGCGGTGAGCCTCGCCAACGCGAGCGCCTGA
- a CDS encoding acyltransferase family protein, producing the protein MQASERTKAPRERVPFWDNARFVFVTLVVAGHAIQRLTAESDNALVVYLFIYAFHMPAFAMISGYFSKPGAPGERQMRRVITDIVMPYAIMETIWTLVQFLVEGSIALNPTQPSWTLWFLLALGIFRLILPYLALLKWPLLWAVVFSVGVGYLSNVDSTFSLSRAIGILPFFVLGWKLKEWGLIERWRFVEAPARLVRIGSVAVLLVWGAVLVAFIDVWRATDLRFWFFYDDSYQGLGEDQWWAGLVRLLLIALAVLLSGCVFALVPRRETWMTAFGQATMYVYLLHSFVLYPIRESGVLGGGNSSFTWLIGMLFASVAITVVLASPIVRRITRPIIEPKPRWLFLEPAEDSRAPRSGSSKTDPTGSRRR; encoded by the coding sequence ATGCAGGCGAGCGAACGCACCAAGGCCCCCCGCGAGCGCGTGCCGTTCTGGGACAACGCCCGATTCGTGTTCGTCACCCTCGTCGTCGCCGGCCACGCCATCCAGCGCCTCACGGCCGAGAGCGACAACGCGCTCGTCGTCTACCTGTTCATCTACGCGTTCCATATGCCGGCGTTCGCGATGATCAGCGGCTACTTCTCCAAGCCCGGCGCCCCGGGCGAGCGCCAGATGCGCAGGGTCATCACCGACATCGTGATGCCCTACGCGATCATGGAGACGATCTGGACGCTCGTGCAGTTCCTCGTCGAGGGCTCGATCGCGCTGAACCCGACGCAACCCTCCTGGACGCTCTGGTTCCTGCTCGCGCTCGGCATCTTCCGGCTGATCCTGCCGTACCTCGCCCTGCTGAAGTGGCCGCTCCTGTGGGCCGTCGTCTTCTCGGTCGGCGTGGGCTACCTCAGCAACGTCGACTCGACCTTCTCGCTCTCGCGCGCGATCGGCATCCTGCCCTTCTTCGTTCTCGGCTGGAAGCTCAAGGAGTGGGGCCTCATCGAGCGCTGGCGCTTCGTCGAGGCGCCGGCCCGGCTCGTGCGCATCGGCTCGGTCGCCGTGCTGCTCGTCTGGGGCGCCGTGCTCGTCGCCTTCATCGACGTCTGGCGCGCGACCGACCTGCGCTTCTGGTTCTTCTACGACGACTCGTACCAGGGCCTCGGCGAGGACCAGTGGTGGGCGGGCCTCGTGCGTCTGCTGCTCATCGCCCTCGCGGTGCTGCTCTCGGGCTGCGTGTTCGCGCTCGTGCCGCGCCGCGAGACGTGGATGACCGCCTTCGGCCAGGCCACGATGTACGTCTACCTGCTGCACTCCTTCGTGCTGTACCCGATCCGCGAATCGGGCGTGCTGGGCGGCGGCAACTCCTCCTTCACTTGGCTGATCGGGATGCTCTTCGCCTCCGTCGCGATCACCGTGGTGCTCGCGAGCCCGATCGTGCGGCGCATCACGCGCCCGATCATCGAGCCGAAGCCGCGGTGGCTCTTCCTCGAGCCCGCGGAGGACTCCCGGGCGCCGCGCTCGGGGTCGTCGAAGACCGACCCGACGGGCTCGCGCCGCCGCTGA
- a CDS encoding SDR family oxidoreductase: MHSYRAVVTGASSGIGAAAVRRLTAAEWSVTAVARRADRLEALAAETGCSVVVADLTDAGAVDALAEAVRAAGPLHALVANAGGAIGTDPVAEANASDLAAMFDLNVLTAQRSIAALIGSLRAGAVERGVADIVAVTSTAGQVAYEGGGGYNAAKFALRGLLGALRLELAGEPLRVVQIAPGMVRTDEFARNRFGGDEERVAALYAGVEHPLTADDVAEAITHAILLPHHVNLDEVTMRPVAQAAQHKLVREPLRVREG, encoded by the coding sequence ATGCACAGCTATCGCGCGGTCGTCACGGGAGCCAGTTCGGGCATCGGAGCGGCCGCGGTGCGCCGTCTCACGGCCGCCGAGTGGAGCGTCACCGCCGTCGCCCGTCGCGCCGACCGACTCGAGGCCCTGGCCGCCGAGACGGGATGCTCGGTGGTCGTCGCCGATCTCACCGATGCGGGCGCCGTGGATGCTCTCGCCGAGGCCGTGCGCGCGGCCGGCCCCCTGCACGCCCTCGTCGCCAACGCGGGCGGCGCGATCGGCACCGATCCCGTCGCCGAGGCGAATGCCTCGGATCTCGCCGCGATGTTCGACCTCAACGTCCTGACGGCGCAGCGCTCGATCGCCGCGCTCATCGGCAGCCTGCGCGCCGGAGCCGTCGAGCGCGGCGTCGCCGACATCGTCGCCGTGACCTCGACGGCCGGGCAGGTCGCCTACGAGGGCGGCGGCGGCTACAACGCCGCCAAGTTCGCCCTGCGCGGGCTGCTGGGGGCGCTGCGGCTGGAGCTCGCCGGCGAGCCGCTCCGGGTCGTGCAGATCGCGCCCGGGATGGTGCGCACCGACGAGTTCGCCCGGAACCGCTTCGGCGGGGACGAGGAGCGCGTCGCCGCGCTGTACGCGGGGGTGGAGCATCCCCTCACCGCTGATGACGTCGCCGAGGCCATCACCCACGCGATCCTGCTGCCGCACCACGTCAACCTCGACGAGGTGACGATGCGCCCCGTCGCGCAGGCGGCTCAGCACAAGCTCGTGCGCGAGCCGCTGCGGGTGCGCGAGGGCTGA
- a CDS encoding MFS transporter — MPLAPGRTVAALRGRSGAITLGLVGYLFFVEFVSGILQGYYIPLIPDLVDHLGIRDADVNWFEAAQLLLSAIVVPVLAKLGDMVGHKRILLVSTVLTAGASWWLAFAGDFWSFLIAWTLQGFYVVWLPLEVALIFDRGRAKNRAASDTRRAAGLLVVALEAGAIAGALGGGRLFEALGGDVTLTLMVPAASVTIAFFAILFGVPESAPVTGRRLDTVGFALLTLALLTITSGLTFLRINGPGALWVYALMALGLLLLLPFGRWVLRHPDPAIDLRVLRQPSMWPVQLTAGLLGVSILGAQAPLSTFAGTDPAEAGFGLGLGSSAISNIIGAYLIAMIVGALLFPVVSRRTTPRIALIVGTLLIAAGYLAFLVNSATALGVTLNMVVAGIGSGALVAALPAAAAAAAPLGQTGIATGLTNTTKTIGGSFASAIFAVVLVFAAGQAAVGTAASLVGYLVVFGICGVTALVAAGVLVLVPRAAFGDAPAVAVPERVV; from the coding sequence ATGCCCCTCGCCCCCGGCCGCACCGTCGCGGCCCTCCGCGGCCGCTCCGGCGCCATCACGCTCGGTCTCGTCGGCTACCTGTTCTTCGTCGAGTTCGTCAGCGGGATCCTGCAGGGGTACTACATCCCGCTCATCCCCGACCTCGTCGACCACCTCGGCATCCGCGACGCCGACGTCAACTGGTTCGAGGCCGCCCAGCTGCTGCTGAGCGCGATCGTCGTGCCCGTGCTCGCGAAGCTCGGCGACATGGTCGGGCACAAGCGGATCCTGCTCGTCTCGACCGTGCTCACCGCGGGCGCGAGCTGGTGGCTCGCCTTCGCCGGCGACTTCTGGAGCTTCCTCATCGCCTGGACGCTGCAGGGCTTCTACGTCGTCTGGCTGCCGCTCGAGGTCGCGCTCATCTTCGACCGCGGGCGGGCGAAGAACCGCGCCGCCTCCGACACCCGGCGGGCGGCGGGCCTGCTCGTCGTCGCGCTCGAGGCGGGCGCGATCGCCGGCGCACTCGGCGGCGGGCGCCTCTTCGAGGCCCTCGGCGGCGACGTGACGCTCACGCTCATGGTGCCCGCGGCGAGCGTGACGATCGCCTTCTTCGCGATCCTCTTCGGCGTGCCCGAATCGGCCCCCGTCACCGGGCGCCGGCTCGACACCGTCGGCTTCGCGCTGCTCACCCTCGCGCTGCTGACGATCACCTCGGGGCTGACGTTCCTGCGCATCAACGGCCCCGGCGCGCTGTGGGTCTACGCGCTCATGGCGCTGGGCCTGCTCCTGCTGCTGCCCTTCGGCCGCTGGGTGCTGCGCCACCCCGACCCGGCGATCGACCTGCGCGTGCTGCGGCAGCCGTCGATGTGGCCGGTGCAGCTCACCGCCGGGCTGCTCGGGGTGAGCATCCTGGGCGCCCAGGCGCCGCTGTCGACCTTCGCCGGCACCGATCCGGCCGAGGCCGGCTTCGGCCTGGGGCTCGGCTCGAGCGCCATCTCGAACATCATCGGCGCGTACCTCATCGCGATGATCGTCGGGGCGCTGCTGTTCCCGGTCGTCTCGAGGCGCACGACCCCCCGCATCGCGCTCATCGTCGGCACCCTGCTCATCGCCGCGGGCTACCTCGCGTTCCTCGTCAACAGCGCCACCGCCCTCGGCGTCACGCTCAACATGGTCGTCGCCGGCATCGGCTCGGGCGCGCTCGTCGCCGCCCTCCCCGCCGCGGCCGCCGCCGCCGCGCCGCTCGGGCAGACGGGCATCGCCACCGGGCTCACGAACACGACGAAGACCATCGGCGGATCCTTCGCGAGCGCGATCTTCGCCGTCGTGCTGGTCTTCGCCGCCGGGCAGGCCGCCGTCGGCACGGCCGCGAGCCTCGTGGGCTACCTCGTGGTGTTCGGCATCTGCGGCGTCACGGCGCTCGTCGCCGCGGGCGTGCTCGTGCTCGTGCCGCGCGCGGCCTTCGGCGACGCGCCCGCGGTCGCCGTGCCCGAGCGGGTCGTCTGA
- a CDS encoding uracil-DNA glycosylase produces the protein MTSPPRPLADLVHPSWAEALAPVADRIAGIGEWLRAETAAGRPYLPAGERVLRAFAEPLDAVRVLVLGQDPYPTPGHAVGLSFSVDPAVRPLPRSLVNIYRERQDDLGLAPAAHGDLSAWQRQGVLLLNRVLTVRAGAAGSHRGRGWEEVTACAVEALAARDAPLVGVLWGRDAAAAQPLLGGAAVVASAHPSPLSAHRGFFGSRPFSRVNALLEEQGAAPVDWGLPEHPTGSAPGLD, from the coding sequence GTGACCAGCCCGCCCCGCCCCCTCGCCGACCTCGTGCACCCGAGCTGGGCCGAGGCCCTCGCCCCCGTCGCCGACCGCATCGCCGGGATCGGCGAGTGGCTGCGCGCCGAGACCGCGGCCGGGCGGCCGTACCTGCCGGCGGGGGAGCGCGTGCTGCGCGCCTTCGCCGAGCCGCTCGACGCCGTGCGGGTGCTCGTGCTCGGGCAGGACCCGTACCCGACGCCCGGCCACGCCGTGGGCCTCAGCTTCTCGGTCGACCCCGCCGTGCGCCCGCTGCCGCGCAGCCTCGTCAACATCTACCGCGAGCGCCAGGACGACCTCGGGCTCGCCCCCGCCGCGCACGGCGACCTCAGCGCCTGGCAGCGGCAGGGGGTGCTGCTGCTCAACCGGGTGCTCACGGTGCGGGCCGGCGCCGCCGGCTCCCACCGCGGTCGCGGCTGGGAGGAGGTGACGGCGTGCGCCGTCGAGGCCCTGGCCGCGCGCGATGCGCCGCTCGTGGGCGTGCTGTGGGGGCGGGATGCGGCCGCCGCCCAGCCGCTGCTGGGCGGGGCGGCCGTCGTCGCGTCCGCGCATCCCAGCCCCCTGTCGGCCCACCGCGGCTTCTTCGGATCGCGCCCGTTCTCGCGCGTCAACGCGCTGCTCGAGGAGCAGGGCGCGGCCCCCGTGGACTGGGGCCTCCCCGAGCATCCGACGGGCTCCGCTCCCGGCCTAGACTGA
- a CDS encoding GNAT family N-acetyltransferase: MLEEEYQPRRVLPPHLRAPADPEPVFAYEIREAVEADLPWIREIYNHYVANSTVTFDEKPWTLRGLRTKFGRIRKLGHPFLVAESPSGVILGFAYVYPWKEKAAYRFTVENSIYLGPGATGKGLGRVLLEQLLERSREAGIKEVIAVIADRGAEASIALHEQFGFVETGRMARVGYKFERWLGIVMMQKSLKKKR, from the coding sequence GTGCTGGAGGAGGAGTACCAACCGCGTCGCGTGCTGCCGCCCCATCTGCGGGCGCCCGCCGACCCGGAACCGGTCTTCGCCTACGAGATCCGCGAGGCGGTCGAGGCCGATCTGCCGTGGATCCGCGAGATCTACAACCACTACGTCGCGAACTCCACGGTGACCTTCGACGAGAAGCCCTGGACGCTGCGCGGGCTGCGCACGAAGTTCGGCAGGATCCGCAAGCTCGGCCACCCCTTCCTCGTCGCCGAGTCGCCCTCGGGCGTCATCCTCGGCTTCGCCTACGTCTACCCGTGGAAGGAGAAGGCCGCCTACCGCTTCACGGTCGAGAATTCGATCTACCTGGGGCCGGGCGCCACGGGCAAGGGCCTCGGGCGGGTGCTGCTCGAGCAGCTGCTCGAGCGCTCGCGCGAGGCGGGAATCAAGGAGGTCATCGCCGTGATCGCCGACCGCGGCGCCGAGGCCTCGATCGCCCTGCACGAGCAGTTCGGCTTCGTCGAGACCGGACGCATGGCGCGCGTCGGCTACAAGTTCGAGCGCTGGCTCGGCATCGTCATGATGCAGAAGTCGCTCAAGAAGAAGCGCTGA
- a CDS encoding TetR/AcrR family transcriptional regulator has product MSLTEKGRRRREALLDAVVAVLEREGPTAVTHRAVAAEAGVPVSAATYYFASIDDLLVEALRRAVEEESALLPPAAPADVAALARALHGYAVERRATAVAHYELLLLATRRPALRPDAERWYASLEAALDAGFPATAGEHPDDRARRLEGAAMALDGLILRMLWRGEPSAPAEVERALAPLIGPLLPLADRAPGVSASS; this is encoded by the coding sequence ATGAGCCTGACCGAGAAGGGCCGTCGCCGGCGCGAGGCCCTGCTCGACGCGGTCGTGGCCGTGCTCGAGCGCGAGGGCCCCACGGCCGTCACGCACCGGGCGGTCGCCGCCGAGGCCGGGGTGCCGGTCTCCGCCGCGACCTACTACTTCGCCTCGATCGACGACCTCCTCGTCGAGGCGCTGCGCCGCGCGGTGGAGGAGGAGTCGGCGCTGCTGCCGCCCGCGGCGCCCGCCGACGTGGCCGCGCTCGCGCGGGCGCTGCACGGCTACGCGGTCGAGCGCCGGGCGACGGCCGTCGCGCACTACGAGCTGCTGCTGCTCGCGACGCGGCGACCTGCGCTGCGGCCCGACGCCGAGCGGTGGTACGCCAGCCTGGAGGCGGCGCTCGACGCGGGCTTCCCCGCGACCGCGGGCGAGCATCCCGATGACCGCGCGCGGCGCCTCGAGGGCGCGGCCATGGCGCTCGACGGGCTCATCCTGCGCATGCTGTGGCGCGGCGAGCCCTCCGCCCCGGCCGAGGTCGAGCGGGCGCTCGCGCCCCTCATCGGCCCGCTTCTGCCGCTCGCCGATCGGGCGCCGGGCGTCAGCGCTTCTTCTTGA
- a CDS encoding DMT family transporter: MGYLFLVGAIIAEVIATSFLKLTSGERAVWWAFPIVIVGYIAAFSMLSLTLGRGVPLGTAYGIWAGAGVALVAVISWVVFGETLTWAQLAGIALIIAGVALVELGGSHETTTAQAPSLTP, encoded by the coding sequence ATGGGGTACCTGTTCCTGGTCGGCGCCATCATCGCCGAGGTCATCGCGACGAGCTTCCTCAAGCTCACGAGCGGCGAGCGCGCGGTGTGGTGGGCCTTCCCCATCGTCATCGTCGGCTACATCGCCGCCTTCTCGATGCTCTCGCTCACCCTCGGCCGCGGCGTGCCGCTCGGCACCGCCTACGGCATCTGGGCCGGCGCGGGCGTCGCCCTCGTCGCGGTCATCAGCTGGGTCGTCTTCGGCGAGACCCTGACCTGGGCGCAGCTCGCCGGCATCGCGCTCATCATCGCGGGCGTCGCGCTCGTCGAGCTCGGCGGATCGCACGAGACCACGACCGCCCAGGCCCCGTCCCTGACGCCATGA